In one Brassica oleracea var. oleracea cultivar TO1000 chromosome C9, BOL, whole genome shotgun sequence genomic region, the following are encoded:
- the LOC106318725 gene encoding 30S ribosomal protein S1, chloroplastic-like, with amino-acid sequence MASLAQHFTGLRCSPLSSSSRLTRRAAKNFPQNKSSSVSPTIVAAVAMSSGQTRERLELKKMFEDAYERCRTAPMEGVAFTVDDFAAAIEQYDFNSEIGTRVKGTVFKTDANGALVDISAKSSAYLSVEQACIHRIKHVEEAGIVPGMVEEFVIIGENESDDSLLLSLRMIQYELAWERCRQLQAEDVVVKAKVIGANKGGLVAMVEGLRGFVPFSQISSKAAAEELLEKEIPLKFVEVDEEQTKLVLSNRKAVADSQAQLGIGSVVLGVVQSLKPYGAFIDIGGINGLLHVSQISHDRVSDIATVLQPGDTLKVMILSHDRDRGRVSLSTKKLEPTPGDMIRNPKFVFEKAEEMAQTFRQRIAQAEAMARADMLRFQPESGLTLSSEGILGPLGSDLPDDGVDLTVGDIPPAVDL; translated from the exons ATGGCGTCTTTGGCTCAGCATTTCACGGGTCTGAGATGCTCTCCACTCTCCTCCTCTTCTAGGCTAACGAGAAGAGCCGCCAAGAACTTCCCGCAGAACAAATCCTCCTCCGTGTCTCCAACGATCGTCGCAGCCGTTGCGATGTCCAGCGGGCAGACGAGAGAGAGGCTCGAGCTTAAGAAGATGTTCGAAGACGCTTACGAGCGTTGCAGAACTGCTCCCATGGAAGGCGTAGCTTTCACCGTCGACGATTTCGCAGCCGCTATCGAGCAATACGACTTCAATTCCGAAATCGGCACTAGG GTGAAAGGGACGGTGTTCAAGACCGACGCAAACGGTGCATTAGTCGACATTTCTGCGAAATCGTCGGCTTACTTGTCGGTTGAGCAGGCTTGCATTCACAGAATCAAGCATGTGGAGGAAGCTGGTATAGTTCCCGGTATGGTGGAGGAGTTTGTCATCATTGGTGAGAACGAGAGTGACGATAGTTTGCTATTGAGCTTAAGGATGATTCAGTACGAACTCGCTTGGGAACGATGCAGGCAGCTTCAGGCTGAGGATGTTGTTGTTAAAGCTAAG GTTATTGGTGCTAACAAAGGTGGATTGGTGGCTATGGTGGAGGGTCTTCGTGGGTTTGTGCCGTTTTCTCAAATATCATCG AAAGCAGCAGCTGAAGAGCTACTTGAGAAAGAGATACCTCTCAAGTTTGTGGAGGTTGATGAGGAACAAACAAAGCTTGTCCTCAGCAACCGTAAAGCTGTAGCAGACAGCCAGGCTCAGCTTGGAATCGGATCTGTGGTCCTCGGAGTTGTTCAGAGCTTGAAACCTTATGGTGCATTCATTGACATTGGCGGAATCAATGGGCTTCTCCATGTCAGTCAGATCAGTCATGACCGTGTCTCGGATATCGCCACTGTTCTTCAGCCCGGTGACACTCTTAAG GTTATGATACTGAGCCATGACCGTGACAGGGGAAGAGTGAGTCTCTCGACAAAGAAGCTGGAGCCAACACCTGGTGATATGATTCGCAACCCAAAATTTGTTTTCGAGAAG GCTGAGGAGATGGCTCAGACGTTCAGACAGAGAATCGCCCAAGCAGAAGCTATGGCCCGTGCAGATATGCTTCGCTTCCAACCTGAG AGTGGACTGACGCTGAGTTCTGAAGGGATACTAGGACCACTCGGATCTGA
- the LOC106313493 gene encoding uncharacterized protein LOC106313493, whose translation MKDFPSCFGENGVQVADSSPSNSGKNAQNLVTCIYQCRIRGRTCLITVTWAKTLMGQSVTVGVDDSCNQSLCKVEIKPWLFTKRKGSKSLEVYSCSIDVIWDLASAKFGSGPEALGGFYVGVVVDKEMVLLLGDMKKEAFKKTNASPSSRGAVFVAKKEHVFGKREFATKAQLCSDGVRIHDLVIECDTSVTDPCLVVRVDGKTLLQVKRLKWKFRGNDTIVVNRMAVEVLWDVHSWLFGMPSSAGNAVFMFRTCQSSSDKSLSFSQDIMATTTTTNSKSQSSGFSLILYAWKNE comes from the coding sequence ATGAAGGATTTTCCTTCTTGCTTTGGTGAAAATGGAGTCCAAGTTGCGGATTCATCGCCTTCAAACTCCGGGAAGAACGCTCAGAATCTGGTCACTTGCATCTACCAGTGCCGTATTCGAGGAAGGACTTGTTTGATCACTGTGACGTGGGCCAAGACTCTGATGGGTCAGAGTGTGACCGTTGGTGTTGATGATTCTTGTAACCAGAGCCTCTGTAAAGTCGAGATTAAGCCCTGGCTTTTCACTAAACGAAAAGGGTCCAAGAGCTTAGAGGTTTATTCCTGTAGCATCGATGTTATTTGGGATCTGGCGTCTGCGAAGTTTGGATCAGGACCTGAAGCTTTGGGAGGATTCTACGTGGGCGTTGTTGTAGACAAGGAGATGGTTCTGCTTCTCGGTGATATGAAGAAAGAAGCTTTCAAGAAGACGAACGCTTCGCCTTCCTCTAGAGGTGCGGTGTTCGTCGCCAAGAAAGAGCATGTCTTTGGTAAGAGAGAGTTCGCAACGAAGGCTCAGCTTTGTTCAGATGGGGTTAGAATACATGATCTTGTGATTGAGTGTGACACGAGCGTCACTGATCCTTGTCTCGTTGTTCGTGTGGATGGGAAGACGTTGTTGCAGGTGAAGCGTCTTAAGTGGAAGTTTCGTGGGAACGATACAATAGTTGTTAATAGAATGGCTGTGGAAGTTCTGTGGGATGTTCATAGTTGGTTATTTGGGATGCCTTCTTCAGCGGGAAACGCAGTGTTCATGTTCAGGACTTGTCAATCTTCTTCGGATAAGAGCTTGTCTTTCTCACAGGACATCATGGCAACAACAACAACAACGAACTCCAAGTCTCAAAGTTCTGGTTTTTCGTTGATTCTGTATGCTTGGAAGAACGAGTAG